The following are encoded together in the Bacillus sp. V2I10 genome:
- a CDS encoding transporter substrate-binding domain-containing protein, with protein sequence MRKKALLLFSALFLVCMLSACAEKEKLSDGTELIDKDEFVFAASGEFKPFSYVKDDMTMTGFDVAVGEAIAKELGLLPVQKRIKFKGIVEGVKTGRADAAVASHTINDQRAKHVSFSTPYYYSGPQIFTRPDSDIKTVEDLEGKEVAVAKGSTYAATAEKYTKNIKMYDSDITALKALSTGRHDAVITDFVTGKSAAKGGFDIVGQQLIERSEQAVVIPQDNPLLLKRVNEALEKLRQDGTLEKISIDYFGEDITTKPE encoded by the coding sequence ATGAGAAAAAAAGCATTACTCTTATTCTCTGCCCTTTTTCTTGTCTGCATGCTTAGCGCCTGCGCAGAAAAAGAGAAATTATCAGATGGCACAGAACTGATTGATAAAGATGAATTTGTGTTCGCGGCTTCAGGTGAGTTCAAGCCATTCAGCTATGTTAAGGATGATATGACGATGACCGGGTTTGATGTTGCGGTCGGTGAAGCGATCGCAAAGGAGCTTGGTCTTCTGCCTGTTCAAAAGCGCATCAAATTTAAAGGCATCGTTGAAGGCGTGAAAACCGGCCGTGCAGATGCAGCAGTTGCAAGCCATACCATCAACGATCAGCGTGCAAAGCATGTTTCTTTTTCCACTCCCTACTACTACTCAGGTCCTCAGATTTTCACACGCCCTGACAGTGATATTAAAACAGTAGAAGATTTAGAAGGAAAAGAAGTTGCCGTAGCCAAAGGTTCTACATATGCTGCAACCGCAGAAAAATACACGAAAAACATAAAGATGTACGATAGCGATATTACTGCCCTTAAAGCGCTGAGTACAGGCCGGCATGACGCGGTCATAACTGATTTTGTAACAGGAAAAAGTGCAGCTAAAGGCGGATTTGACATAGTCGGACAGCAGCTTATTGAACGAAGCGAGCAGGCCGTTGTCATTCCACAGGATAATCCCCTTCTCTTAAAAAGAGTGAATGAAGCGCTGGAAAAACTCAGACAGGATGGTACCCTTGAGAAAATCAGCATTGACTACTTCGGAGAAGACATTACGACGAAACCTGAATAA
- a CDS encoding amino acid ABC transporter permease: MPSFSHFFDSLIANRGVFFDAMLITLQLTVVSILIGIVIGLFFALLKISKLKVLAMISDAYIYLVRGTPLIVQIFILYFGFSGLFLIPDFWAASLALAFHNGAYIAEIFRGTIQSIDKGQMEAGRSLGMTRGLTMRRIIMPQAFRRALPPLGNQVIIGLKDSSLAAFISINELFNVATTLGSNNFDEMTFLLIVAVYYLILVAILTLIVNGLEKKMSISDR, from the coding sequence TTGCCTAGTTTTTCACATTTTTTCGATTCGTTAATTGCGAACAGAGGCGTCTTTTTTGATGCGATGCTCATTACCCTGCAGTTAACGGTTGTTTCAATATTAATCGGTATTGTTATTGGCCTCTTTTTTGCCCTTTTAAAAATTTCAAAATTAAAAGTCCTTGCCATGATCTCGGATGCTTACATTTATTTAGTTCGCGGGACGCCATTGATTGTACAGATTTTCATCTTGTACTTCGGCTTCAGCGGACTCTTTCTAATTCCTGATTTCTGGGCTGCCTCACTTGCACTTGCTTTTCATAATGGAGCCTATATTGCCGAAATATTTCGCGGAACCATTCAGTCCATTGATAAAGGACAGATGGAAGCAGGCCGCTCTCTTGGCATGACAAGAGGCCTTACAATGAGACGGATCATTATGCCCCAGGCTTTCAGGCGCGCTCTTCCGCCGCTAGGAAACCAGGTGATTATCGGGCTGAAGGATTCATCACTTGCAGCCTTTATTTCTATAAACGAGCTCTTTAATGTGGCGACCACACTCGGTTCAAATAACTTTGATGAAATGACATTCTTATTAATTGTTGCCGTTTATTACTTAATTTTAGTGGCCATTTTAACACTTATCGTTAATGGTCTTGAAAAGAAAATGTCGATCAGCGACCGCTAA
- a CDS encoding amino acid ABC transporter ATP-binding protein, producing the protein MIKVEKLNKSFGDLHVLKDIDLKVNESDVVCLIGSSGSGKSTLLRCLNFLEKKDNGKIIINGEEITQATHDINEVRQKVGMVFQHFQLFPHKTVIENIMEAPLMVKKMKKEQAASEARALLEKVGLSDKADVYPNKLSGGQKQRVAIARALAMKPEIMLFDEPTSALDPELVGEVLATMKELAVEGMTMVVVTHEMQFAREVADWIVYMNEGRIVERGHPDDFFTNPQEERTKEFLKTTQLN; encoded by the coding sequence ATGATTAAGGTTGAAAAGCTGAATAAATCATTCGGTGACCTGCACGTATTAAAAGATATTGATTTGAAAGTAAATGAGAGCGATGTTGTCTGTCTGATCGGCTCAAGCGGATCGGGAAAAAGCACCCTGCTCAGATGCCTGAACTTTCTTGAGAAAAAAGACAATGGAAAAATCATCATTAATGGCGAGGAAATCACTCAAGCGACACATGATATCAATGAGGTTCGTCAAAAAGTCGGAATGGTGTTTCAGCATTTTCAATTATTTCCGCACAAAACGGTGATTGAAAATATTATGGAAGCACCATTAATGGTGAAAAAAATGAAGAAAGAGCAGGCAGCCTCTGAAGCTCGTGCCCTGCTTGAAAAAGTAGGTCTTTCTGACAAAGCCGATGTGTATCCAAATAAGCTCTCCGGGGGTCAGAAGCAGCGTGTGGCCATTGCCCGCGCCCTTGCGATGAAGCCTGAAATTATGCTTTTTGATGAACCAACCTCAGCTCTTGATCCGGAGCTTGTGGGTGAGGTTCTTGCTACCATGAAGGAGCTTGCTGTAGAGGGAATGACGATGGTTGTCGTGACCCATGAAATGCAATTTGCGCGTGAAGTGGCCGATTGGATTGTTTATATGAATGAAGGACGAATTGTTGAGAGAGGTCACCCAGATGACTTTTTTACGAATCCTCAAGAAGAACGTACG